In one Tripterygium wilfordii isolate XIE 37 chromosome 22, ASM1340144v1, whole genome shotgun sequence genomic region, the following are encoded:
- the LOC119991687 gene encoding lysM domain receptor-like kinase 3 isoform X2 produces the protein MGFVRTQILIFVGIFLFHLVCSYPTPPMNCTDTTRLCTSYLAFRPQENQTLAVIQSMFDVLPGDITVEGNNHGYVFIKKNCSCLSTTKNYATNTTFTVKSNEGNVHDMVLGAYYGLAIVPNTARKAKVGAVVSLRLFCGCSSGLWNYLMSYVMMEGDTLGSLASRFGVSMDIIEKVNGIYNPDNVTVGDLYYIPLNSVPGEPYPVEIGSPPAPGPAPPPSVDSFSDYVNHKAHVPYGWILGSSGFALAFIVLSVALCIFLRRSCCFTEVERKHAKDLDGKSSHKFHILPKPSFCCASGRYMCCKAGDVKQTNGDSSNHQITIPKALGADVFDMEKPVVFTYDEITFATDEFSDSRLLGHGTYGSVYFGLLRDQEVAIKRMTATKTKEFMSEMKVMCKVHHTNLVELIGYAASDDELFLICEYAQKGSLKSHLHDPQNKGHTSLSWIMRIQIALDAARGLEYIHEHTRTHYVHRDIKTSNILLDGAFRAKISDFGLAKLVGKTCDGEASTTKVVGTYGYLAPEYLSNGLATTKSDVYAFGVVLFEIISGREAIIRTEGMTMKNPERRSLASIMLAALRSTPDSMSISSMKDYIDPNMMDLYPHDCLYKMSMLAKQCVDDDPILRPDMKQVVISLSQILLSSVEWEATLAGNSMVFSGLVQGR, from the exons ATGGGTTTTGTACGGAcacaaattttgatttttgtgggGATCTTCCTCTTTCACCTTGTGTGTTCATACCCAACACCACCCATGAACTGTACGGACACTACACGCCTGTGCACATCGTATTTGGCCTTCAGGCCTCAAGAGAACCAGACCCTTGCGGTGATCCAGAGCATGTTCGACGTATTGCCTGGTGATATCACTGTTGAAGGGAACAACCATGGCTATGTGTTTATCAAGAAAAATTGCTCGTGTTTGTCAACTACCAAGAACTATGCGACTAATACCACATTTACAGTTAAATCGAATGAGGGGAATGTGCATGATATGGTGTTGGGGGCCTATTATGGtcttgctattgtgcctaatacTGCAAGGAAGGCAAAGGTCGGTGCTGTGGTGTCATTGAGGCTGTTCTGTGGTTGTTCAAGCGGCCTGTGGAATTACTTGATGAGTTATGTGATGATGGAGGGGGACACTTTGGGGTCATTAGCAAGTCGATTTGGGGTCAGCATGGATATCATTGAGAAAGTCAATGGGATTTACAATCCTGATAATGTCACTGTGGGTGACCTGTACTATATACCCTTGAATTCAG TTCCTGGTGAGCCTTATCCCGTGGAAATTGGCAGTCCCCCTGCACCTGGTCCTGCTCCTCCACCTTCTGTTGACAGTTTTTCAG ATTATGTAAATCATAAAGCTCATGTGCCCTACGGATGGATCTTAGGAAGTTCAGGCTTTGCTCTTGCTTTTATCGTGTTAAGCGTGGCTCTTTGCATCTTCTTGAGGAGGTCATGCTGCTTCACTGAAGTCGAAAGAAAGCATGCGAAAGATCTTGATGGCAAGAGTTCACATAAGTTTCATATTCTTCCGAAGCCTAGTTTCTGTTGTGCTTCAGGGAGGTACATGTGCTGCAAGGCTGGGGATGTAAAGCAAACCAATGGGGACTCTAGCAACCATCAGATTACTATTCCCAAAGCTCTAGGTGCTGATGTGTTTGATATGGAGAAGCCTGTGGTTTTTACCTATGATGAAATTACTTTTGCAACTGATGAGTTCTCTGATTCGAGGCTCCTTGGTCATGGAACATATGGTTCTGTGTATTTTGGCCTCCTTCGTGACCAG GAAGTTGCTATTAAAAGAATGACAGCCACAAAAACTAAAGAATTTATGTCAGAGATGAAAGTCATGTGTAAGGTTCATCATACAAATCTG GTAGAATTGATCGGCTATGCAGCTAGTGATGATGAACTTTTCCTCATCTGTGAATATGCACAGAAGGGCTCTCTTAAAAGTCACTTACACGATCCTCAGAACAAGG GTCATACATCACTTTCGTGGATCATGAGGATTCAGATTGCACTTGATGCAGCTAGGGGTCTTGAATACATCCATGAACACACTAGAACTCATTATGTTCATCGAGATATCAAGACAAGCAATATCTTACTTGATGGTGCCTTCAGGGCTAAG ATTTCAGATTTTGGTTTGGCAAAACTAGTTGGAAAAACTTGTGATGGAGAAGCATCAACAACTAAAGTTGTTGGCACATATGGTTATCTGGCTCCTGA ATACTTGAGCAATGGCCTTGCTACAACTAAGAGTGATGTGTATGCATTTGGTGTAGTTCTCTTTGAAATTATATCTGGACGAGAGGCTATCATACGGACAGAGGGCATGACAATGAAAAATCCTGAAAGACGCTCACTGGCATCCATT ATGTTGGCAGCACTGAGGAGCACACCTGACTCCATGAGCATTTCGAGCATGAAAGATTACATTGACCCAAATATGATGGATTTATATCCCCATGATTGTTTATACAAG ATGAGTATGCTGGCAAAACAATGCGTGGACGATGACCCCATCCTTCGTCCAGACATGAAGCAAGTCGTGATTTCGTTGTCACAGATCCTTCTGTCGTCTGTCGAATGGGAAGCAACCCTTGCTGGGAACAGTATGGTCTTCAGTGGCCTTGTCCAAGGGAGATAG
- the LOC119991687 gene encoding lysM domain receptor-like kinase 3 isoform X1: MGFVRTQILIFVGIFLFHLVCSYPTPPMNCTDTTRLCTSYLAFRPQENQTLAVIQSMFDVLPGDITVEGNNHGYVFIKKNCSCLSTTKNYATNTTFTVKSNEGNVHDMVLGAYYGLAIVPNTARKAKVGAVVSLRLFCGCSSGLWNYLMSYVMMEGDTLGSLASRFGVSMDIIEKVNGIYNPDNVTVGDLYYIPLNSVPGEPYPVEIGSPPAPGPAPPPSVDSFSADYVNHKAHVPYGWILGSSGFALAFIVLSVALCIFLRRSCCFTEVERKHAKDLDGKSSHKFHILPKPSFCCASGRYMCCKAGDVKQTNGDSSNHQITIPKALGADVFDMEKPVVFTYDEITFATDEFSDSRLLGHGTYGSVYFGLLRDQEVAIKRMTATKTKEFMSEMKVMCKVHHTNLVELIGYAASDDELFLICEYAQKGSLKSHLHDPQNKGHTSLSWIMRIQIALDAARGLEYIHEHTRTHYVHRDIKTSNILLDGAFRAKISDFGLAKLVGKTCDGEASTTKVVGTYGYLAPEYLSNGLATTKSDVYAFGVVLFEIISGREAIIRTEGMTMKNPERRSLASIMLAALRSTPDSMSISSMKDYIDPNMMDLYPHDCLYKMSMLAKQCVDDDPILRPDMKQVVISLSQILLSSVEWEATLAGNSMVFSGLVQGR; this comes from the exons ATGGGTTTTGTACGGAcacaaattttgatttttgtgggGATCTTCCTCTTTCACCTTGTGTGTTCATACCCAACACCACCCATGAACTGTACGGACACTACACGCCTGTGCACATCGTATTTGGCCTTCAGGCCTCAAGAGAACCAGACCCTTGCGGTGATCCAGAGCATGTTCGACGTATTGCCTGGTGATATCACTGTTGAAGGGAACAACCATGGCTATGTGTTTATCAAGAAAAATTGCTCGTGTTTGTCAACTACCAAGAACTATGCGACTAATACCACATTTACAGTTAAATCGAATGAGGGGAATGTGCATGATATGGTGTTGGGGGCCTATTATGGtcttgctattgtgcctaatacTGCAAGGAAGGCAAAGGTCGGTGCTGTGGTGTCATTGAGGCTGTTCTGTGGTTGTTCAAGCGGCCTGTGGAATTACTTGATGAGTTATGTGATGATGGAGGGGGACACTTTGGGGTCATTAGCAAGTCGATTTGGGGTCAGCATGGATATCATTGAGAAAGTCAATGGGATTTACAATCCTGATAATGTCACTGTGGGTGACCTGTACTATATACCCTTGAATTCAG TTCCTGGTGAGCCTTATCCCGTGGAAATTGGCAGTCCCCCTGCACCTGGTCCTGCTCCTCCACCTTCTGTTGACAGTTTTTCAG CAGATTATGTAAATCATAAAGCTCATGTGCCCTACGGATGGATCTTAGGAAGTTCAGGCTTTGCTCTTGCTTTTATCGTGTTAAGCGTGGCTCTTTGCATCTTCTTGAGGAGGTCATGCTGCTTCACTGAAGTCGAAAGAAAGCATGCGAAAGATCTTGATGGCAAGAGTTCACATAAGTTTCATATTCTTCCGAAGCCTAGTTTCTGTTGTGCTTCAGGGAGGTACATGTGCTGCAAGGCTGGGGATGTAAAGCAAACCAATGGGGACTCTAGCAACCATCAGATTACTATTCCCAAAGCTCTAGGTGCTGATGTGTTTGATATGGAGAAGCCTGTGGTTTTTACCTATGATGAAATTACTTTTGCAACTGATGAGTTCTCTGATTCGAGGCTCCTTGGTCATGGAACATATGGTTCTGTGTATTTTGGCCTCCTTCGTGACCAG GAAGTTGCTATTAAAAGAATGACAGCCACAAAAACTAAAGAATTTATGTCAGAGATGAAAGTCATGTGTAAGGTTCATCATACAAATCTG GTAGAATTGATCGGCTATGCAGCTAGTGATGATGAACTTTTCCTCATCTGTGAATATGCACAGAAGGGCTCTCTTAAAAGTCACTTACACGATCCTCAGAACAAGG GTCATACATCACTTTCGTGGATCATGAGGATTCAGATTGCACTTGATGCAGCTAGGGGTCTTGAATACATCCATGAACACACTAGAACTCATTATGTTCATCGAGATATCAAGACAAGCAATATCTTACTTGATGGTGCCTTCAGGGCTAAG ATTTCAGATTTTGGTTTGGCAAAACTAGTTGGAAAAACTTGTGATGGAGAAGCATCAACAACTAAAGTTGTTGGCACATATGGTTATCTGGCTCCTGA ATACTTGAGCAATGGCCTTGCTACAACTAAGAGTGATGTGTATGCATTTGGTGTAGTTCTCTTTGAAATTATATCTGGACGAGAGGCTATCATACGGACAGAGGGCATGACAATGAAAAATCCTGAAAGACGCTCACTGGCATCCATT ATGTTGGCAGCACTGAGGAGCACACCTGACTCCATGAGCATTTCGAGCATGAAAGATTACATTGACCCAAATATGATGGATTTATATCCCCATGATTGTTTATACAAG ATGAGTATGCTGGCAAAACAATGCGTGGACGATGACCCCATCCTTCGTCCAGACATGAAGCAAGTCGTGATTTCGTTGTCACAGATCCTTCTGTCGTCTGTCGAATGGGAAGCAACCCTTGCTGGGAACAGTATGGTCTTCAGTGGCCTTGTCCAAGGGAGATAG
- the LOC119991688 gene encoding uncharacterized protein LOC119991688 isoform X1: MPRTEFKAKSGRKALRDLSNNGGGSGRLSKSVNAQKKASAKDMEDRRVSQETQDDDGPLDRLMLVHSDLSSLLRQIDELVVQAFKLKGTSKERRKEIESFSNVMSDMLSSLKPWVPRFRKLFSSPSMENATQLGQSLVKLMSPVKEVESKKVHSPEPSTLDSLISPSPLVSWRNDCHIERGRQIFQLTPLPISKALSSKHLDSSKLKYGKNNCYPVVELPSFLNIPEDANDDLLEGMAVKTSPEKHHPVATEKKSSLLSVSVSTPMFSKKNHPLLVMTPCLKMSPPRSCLLLEPKIDSSYHGNQRTSKCTPFNFVNHSEIPESSSSEGSKDLALKYPELLGIKETYRSRMVKKEVEASPNWLFSPPKSCVLLEPLDEKSLDNVAISSRLPIDSCVSNHLRTLSISTENVQGGAPQTNKSFNQAGTIGGATALIESTPTCKEPESTFRTGKRPGENTLKKELWTKFEAASTYGLRFNATTCPETATKGFLDRLDEVSCDEESTMPDGLR, from the exons ATGCCAAGAACAGAATTTAAAGCGAAATCAGGGAGGAAGGCACTGAGGGATCTGTCGAACAATGGAGGAGGAAGTGGAAGATTGTCGAAATCCGTGAATGCGCAGAAGAAAGCCTCGGCGAAGGATATGGAAGATCGACGCGTCTCTCAAGAAACGCAGGACGACGACGGTCCTCTCGATCGGCTCATGCTCGTCCACTCCGATCTGTCATCTCTTCTACGTCAG ATTGATGAACTTGTCGTTCAAGCATTTAAACTCAAGGGTACAagcaaagagagaagaaaagaaatagaatCTTTCTCAAATGTCATGTCTGATATGCTTTCCTCTTTAAAG CCATGGGTACCCAGATTTCGGAAGCTATTCTCTAGTCCTTCTATGGAGAATGCAACTCAGTTGGGACAGTCTTTGGTCAAACTAATGTCTCCTGTGAAAGAAGTTGAAAGCAAGAAAGTTCACAGTCCAGAACCGTCCACCTTGGACTCATTAATATCCCCTTCTCCCCTTGTGTCCTGGCGCAATGACTGTCATATTGAAAGAGGGAGACAAATTTTTCAGCTCACACCTCTTCCTATATCAAAAGCTTTATCATCCAAGCATCTAGACTCTTCTAAATTGAAGTATGGAAAGAATAATTGTTATCCTGTTGTTGAACTGCCATCTTTTCTAAATATTCCTGAAGATGCAAATGATGATCTGCTTGAAGGAATGGCAGTGAAGACAAGTCCTGAAAAGCATCATCCTGTTGCAACTGAAAAGAAAAGTTCTTTACTATCTGTTTCTGTTTCAACGCCAATGTTCTCAAAGAAGAACCATCCTCTACTTGTTATGACTCCTTGTTTGAAAATGTCCCCTCCAAGATCTTGTCTATTGCTGGAACCCAAGATTGATTCTTCTTATCATGGCAATCAGAGGACTAGTAAATGCACACCCTTCAATTTTGTAAATCATTCAGAGATCCCAGAGTCCTCCAGCAGTGAAGGTTCAAAGGACCTGGCATTGAAGTATCCAGAGCTCCTGGGGATAAAAGAGACCTACAGATCAAGAATGGTGAAGAAAGAGGTAGAAGCATCGCCAAATTGGTTGTTCTCCCCTCCCAAGAGTTGTGTTTTATTAGAGCCACTTGACGAGAAATCACTGGACAATGTTGCCATAAGTAGCCGCTTGCCAATTGATTCTTGTGTCTCCAATCATCTAAGAACCTTGTCTATATCAACCGAAAATGTCCAAGGTGGTGCTCCTCAAACTAACAAATCATTTAATCAAG CAGGAACTATTGGTGGAGCCACAGCACTAATAGAAAGTACTCCCACATGCAAAGAACCTGAAAGCACGTTCAGGACCGGAAAACGTCCAGGTGAGAATACATTAAAGAAAGAGCTTTGGACGAAGTTCGAAGCTGCATCCACTTATGGGCTTCGGTTCAATGCCACCACATGCCCTGAGACCGCTACGAAAGGATTTCTTGACAGGTTGGATGAGGTTTCTTGTGATGAGGAAAGTACAATGCCAGATGGTTTGAGATAA
- the LOC119991688 gene encoding uncharacterized protein LOC119991688 isoform X2, protein MPRTEFKAKSGRKALRDLSNNGGGSGRLSKSVNAQKKASAKDMEDRRVSQETQDDDGPLDRLMLVHSDLSSLLRQIDELVVQAFKLKGTSKERRKEIESFSNVMSDMLSSLKPWVPRFRKLFSSPSMENATQLGQSLVKLMSPVKEVESKKVHSPEPSTLDSLISPSPLVSWRNDCHIERGRQIFQLTPLPISKALSSKHLDSSKLKYGKNNCYPVVELPSFLNIPEDANDDLLEGMAVKTSPEKHHPVATEKKSSLLSVSVSTPMFSKKNHPLLVMTPCLKMSPPRSCLLLEPKIDSSYHGNQRTSKCTPFNFVNHSEIPESSSSEGSKDLALKYPELLGIKETYRSRMVKKEVEASPNWLFSPPKSCVLLEPLDEKSLDNVAISSRLPIDSCVSNHLRTLSISTENVQGGAPQTNKSFNQGTIGGATALIESTPTCKEPESTFRTGKRPGENTLKKELWTKFEAASTYGLRFNATTCPETATKGFLDRLDEVSCDEESTMPDGLR, encoded by the exons ATGCCAAGAACAGAATTTAAAGCGAAATCAGGGAGGAAGGCACTGAGGGATCTGTCGAACAATGGAGGAGGAAGTGGAAGATTGTCGAAATCCGTGAATGCGCAGAAGAAAGCCTCGGCGAAGGATATGGAAGATCGACGCGTCTCTCAAGAAACGCAGGACGACGACGGTCCTCTCGATCGGCTCATGCTCGTCCACTCCGATCTGTCATCTCTTCTACGTCAG ATTGATGAACTTGTCGTTCAAGCATTTAAACTCAAGGGTACAagcaaagagagaagaaaagaaatagaatCTTTCTCAAATGTCATGTCTGATATGCTTTCCTCTTTAAAG CCATGGGTACCCAGATTTCGGAAGCTATTCTCTAGTCCTTCTATGGAGAATGCAACTCAGTTGGGACAGTCTTTGGTCAAACTAATGTCTCCTGTGAAAGAAGTTGAAAGCAAGAAAGTTCACAGTCCAGAACCGTCCACCTTGGACTCATTAATATCCCCTTCTCCCCTTGTGTCCTGGCGCAATGACTGTCATATTGAAAGAGGGAGACAAATTTTTCAGCTCACACCTCTTCCTATATCAAAAGCTTTATCATCCAAGCATCTAGACTCTTCTAAATTGAAGTATGGAAAGAATAATTGTTATCCTGTTGTTGAACTGCCATCTTTTCTAAATATTCCTGAAGATGCAAATGATGATCTGCTTGAAGGAATGGCAGTGAAGACAAGTCCTGAAAAGCATCATCCTGTTGCAACTGAAAAGAAAAGTTCTTTACTATCTGTTTCTGTTTCAACGCCAATGTTCTCAAAGAAGAACCATCCTCTACTTGTTATGACTCCTTGTTTGAAAATGTCCCCTCCAAGATCTTGTCTATTGCTGGAACCCAAGATTGATTCTTCTTATCATGGCAATCAGAGGACTAGTAAATGCACACCCTTCAATTTTGTAAATCATTCAGAGATCCCAGAGTCCTCCAGCAGTGAAGGTTCAAAGGACCTGGCATTGAAGTATCCAGAGCTCCTGGGGATAAAAGAGACCTACAGATCAAGAATGGTGAAGAAAGAGGTAGAAGCATCGCCAAATTGGTTGTTCTCCCCTCCCAAGAGTTGTGTTTTATTAGAGCCACTTGACGAGAAATCACTGGACAATGTTGCCATAAGTAGCCGCTTGCCAATTGATTCTTGTGTCTCCAATCATCTAAGAACCTTGTCTATATCAACCGAAAATGTCCAAGGTGGTGCTCCTCAAACTAACAAATCATTTAATCAAG GAACTATTGGTGGAGCCACAGCACTAATAGAAAGTACTCCCACATGCAAAGAACCTGAAAGCACGTTCAGGACCGGAAAACGTCCAGGTGAGAATACATTAAAGAAAGAGCTTTGGACGAAGTTCGAAGCTGCATCCACTTATGGGCTTCGGTTCAATGCCACCACATGCCCTGAGACCGCTACGAAAGGATTTCTTGACAGGTTGGATGAGGTTTCTTGTGATGAGGAAAGTACAATGCCAGATGGTTTGAGATAA